The segment CAATTGATGCCTTCCACTTTTTTGTTCCATCTTCAAGATAGTAGCCCCTAGAAATGGAGATAAACTCGTTTTCTCCCTCATCTGTTTTTGCCCTTTTTCTCGCAACTTCTATAAAATTGTTTCTACCAAACTTCACTTCCTTTGCTTCTACTATTTCATATTCTACCATGGTATTTTGAAATATTTTTCCTAAATTTAAATTTATTGCCTTTATTCAGTATTTCCGAATGTTATGTTAGATTTTGATTTTTGCAAAAAAATAAAAAATTTTTTTATCAATTTAATTTAATTGTTCTGAAAACAAAAAATCAAAAAATAATTTCTTCTCTATAAAAATATTAGCGAAAGATAGTCCTATAACTTTCGAGATAAATTATTAAAAAATTTTGATGATTTTTTCATCGATTCTTTTAGCACAATTAATATTACATAGAACTTTTCTTTGCTTTATTAAATCAAGAATAGAATCTTTCCACTTTTCAGCTATTATAGAAATAAATTCTCTTATAAAGTACCACAGATTATAAAGGATAGCAGAAAATATGAAAAAGAAAAACCTTATAATAGGATTCTCTGTCTTCGTTTTTATCATAAAATTCTCTTGAGCATCTCTATAAAAATTTTC is part of the Thermoplasmatales archaeon genome and harbors:
- a CDS encoding transposase is translated as MFFIPNGNKYKENWKNFDVFCTNIEIDESNILSLADLYRRRWNIENFYRDAQENFMIKTKTENPIIRFFFFIFSAILYNLWYFIREFISIIAEKWKDSILDLIKQRKVLCNINCAKRIDEKIIKIF